From the Macaca thibetana thibetana isolate TM-01 chromosome 12, ASM2454274v1, whole genome shotgun sequence genome, one window contains:
- the ACADL gene encoding long-chain specific acyl-CoA dehydrogenase, mitochondrial isoform X1 — protein MAARLLRGSLRFLGGHCAARPLPALRCSHSGGEERLETPSAKNLTDIGIRRIFSSEHDIFRKSIRKFFQEEVIPHHSEWEKAGEVSREVWEKAGKQGLLGVNIAEHLGGIGGDLYYAAVVWEEQAYSNCSGPGFSVHSGIVMSYITNYGSEEQIKHFIPQMTAGKCIGAIAMTELGAGSDLQGIKTNAKKDGSDWILNGSKVFISNGWLSDVVIVVAVTNHEAPSPARGISLFLVENGMKGFIKGRKLHKMGLKAQDTAELFFEDVRLPASALLGEENKGFYYIMKELPQERLLIADMAVSASEFMFEETRNYVKQRKAFGKTVAHLQTVQHKLAELKTHICVTRAFVDNCLQLHEAKRLDSATACMAKYWASELQNSVAYDCVQLHGGWGYMWEYPIAKSWWVMFPSLCPCVLIFQLPLMNENMQCLVFCSCVSLLRMMVPSFIHIPAKDMNASFFMAA, from the exons ATGGCCGCGCGCCTCCTCCGAGGGTCCCTACGCTTCCTGGGCGGCCACTGTGCGGCGCGTCCGCTGCCCGCCCTGCG atgttCTCATTCTGGAGGGGAAGAACGTCTAGAAACTCCTTCTGCTAAAAACTTAACAGATATAGGAATTCGAAGAATCTTTTCTTCAGAGCATGACATTTTCCGGAAAAGTATAAGGAAGTTTTTCCAAGAAGAAGTGATTCCTCATCACTCAGA ATGGGAGAAAGCTGGAGAAGTAAGTAGGGAGGTttgggaaaaagctggaaaacAAGGACTGCTTGGTGTCAATATTGCAGAGCATCTTGGTGGAATTGGAGGGGATTTGTACTACGCAGCTGTTGTCTGGGAGGAGCA AGCTTACTCAAATTGTTCAGGCCCAGGTTTTAGTGTTCATTCAGGTATTGTCATGTCCTATATTACAAACTATGGCTCAGAAGAACAGATTAAGCACTTTATTCCCCAGATGACTGCAGGCAAATGTATTGGTGCTATAGCAATGACAGAGCTTGGAGCTGGAAG TGACTTacaaggaataaaaacaaatgctaaaAAGGATGGAAGTGACTGGATTCTCAATGGAAGCAAG GTGTTCATCAGTAATGGGTGGTTAAGTGATGTTGTGATTGTAGTTGCGGTCACAAATCATGAAGCTCCCTCCCCTGCCCGTGGTATTAGCCTTTTTCTGGTGGAAAATGGAATGAAAGGATTTATCAAGGGACGAAAGCTACATAAAATGGGATTAAAAGCACAG GATACTGCAGAACTATTCTTTGAAGATGTACGGTTGCCAGCTAGTGCCCTACTTGGAGAAGAGAATAAAGGCTTCTATTACATCATGAAAGAGCTTCCACAG GAAAGGCTGTTAATTGCTGATATGGCAGTTTCAGCTAGTGAGTTCATGTTTGAAGAAACCAGGAACTATGTTAAACAAAGAAAAGCTTTTGGCAAAACAGTTGCCCACCTACAG ACAGTGCAACATAAATTagcagaattaaaaacacatatatgtGTAACCAGAGCATTTGTGGACAACTGTCTCCAGCTGCATGAAGCGAAACGTTTGGACTCTGCCACTGCTTGCATGGCGAAATACTG GGCATCTGAGTTACAAAATAGTGTAGCTTATGACTGTGTACAGCTCCATGGAGGTTGGGGATACATGTGGGAGTACCCAATTGCCAA GTCCTggtgggtgatgttcccctccctgtgtccatgtgttctcatttttcagctgccacttatgaatgagaacatgcagtgtttggttttctgttcctgtgttagtttgctgagaatgatggttcccagcttcatccatatccctgcaaaggacatgaacgcatccttttttatggctgcatag
- the ACADL gene encoding long-chain specific acyl-CoA dehydrogenase, mitochondrial isoform X2 encodes MAARLLRGSLRFLGGHCAARPLPALRCSHSGGEERLETPSAKNLTDIGIRRIFSSEHDIFRKSIRKFFQEEVIPHHSEWEKAGEVSREVWEKAGKQGLLGVNIAEHLGGIGGDLYYAAVVWEEQAYSNCSGPGFSVHSGIVMSYITNYGSEEQIKHFIPQMTAGKCIGAIAMTELGAGSDLQGIKTNAKKDGSDWILNGSKVFISNGWLSDVVIVVAVTNHEAPSPARGISLFLVENGMKGFIKGRKLHKMGLKAQDTAELFFEDVRLPASALLGEENKGFYYIMKELPQERLLIADMAVSASEFMFEETRNYVKQRKAFGKTVAHLQTVQHKLAELKTHICVTRAFVDNCLQLHEAKRLDSATACMAKYWASELQNSVAYDCVQLHGGWGYMWEYPIAKRITKHSAKIQLPFKLCLCGLCKVVSRCGAVLL; translated from the exons ATGGCCGCGCGCCTCCTCCGAGGGTCCCTACGCTTCCTGGGCGGCCACTGTGCGGCGCGTCCGCTGCCCGCCCTGCG atgttCTCATTCTGGAGGGGAAGAACGTCTAGAAACTCCTTCTGCTAAAAACTTAACAGATATAGGAATTCGAAGAATCTTTTCTTCAGAGCATGACATTTTCCGGAAAAGTATAAGGAAGTTTTTCCAAGAAGAAGTGATTCCTCATCACTCAGA ATGGGAGAAAGCTGGAGAAGTAAGTAGGGAGGTttgggaaaaagctggaaaacAAGGACTGCTTGGTGTCAATATTGCAGAGCATCTTGGTGGAATTGGAGGGGATTTGTACTACGCAGCTGTTGTCTGGGAGGAGCA AGCTTACTCAAATTGTTCAGGCCCAGGTTTTAGTGTTCATTCAGGTATTGTCATGTCCTATATTACAAACTATGGCTCAGAAGAACAGATTAAGCACTTTATTCCCCAGATGACTGCAGGCAAATGTATTGGTGCTATAGCAATGACAGAGCTTGGAGCTGGAAG TGACTTacaaggaataaaaacaaatgctaaaAAGGATGGAAGTGACTGGATTCTCAATGGAAGCAAG GTGTTCATCAGTAATGGGTGGTTAAGTGATGTTGTGATTGTAGTTGCGGTCACAAATCATGAAGCTCCCTCCCCTGCCCGTGGTATTAGCCTTTTTCTGGTGGAAAATGGAATGAAAGGATTTATCAAGGGACGAAAGCTACATAAAATGGGATTAAAAGCACAG GATACTGCAGAACTATTCTTTGAAGATGTACGGTTGCCAGCTAGTGCCCTACTTGGAGAAGAGAATAAAGGCTTCTATTACATCATGAAAGAGCTTCCACAG GAAAGGCTGTTAATTGCTGATATGGCAGTTTCAGCTAGTGAGTTCATGTTTGAAGAAACCAGGAACTATGTTAAACAAAGAAAAGCTTTTGGCAAAACAGTTGCCCACCTACAG ACAGTGCAACATAAATTagcagaattaaaaacacatatatgtGTAACCAGAGCATTTGTGGACAACTGTCTCCAGCTGCATGAAGCGAAACGTTTGGACTCTGCCACTGCTTGCATGGCGAAATACTG GGCATCTGAGTTACAAAATAGTGTAGCTTATGACTGTGTACAGCTCCATGGAGGTTGGGGATACATGTGGGAGTACCCAATTGCCAA
- the ACADL gene encoding long-chain specific acyl-CoA dehydrogenase, mitochondrial isoform X3 → MAARLLRGSLRFLGGHCAARPLPALRCSHSGGEERLETPSAKNLTDIGIRRIFSSEHDIFRKSIRKFFQEEVIPHHSEWEKAGEVSREVWEKAGKQGLLGVNIAEHLGGIGGDLYYAAVVWEEQAYSNCSGPGFSVHSGIVMSYITNYGSEEQIKHFIPQMTAGKCIGAIAMTELGAGSDLQGIKTNAKKDGSDWILNGSKVFISNGWLSDVVIVVAVTNHEAPSPARGISLFLVENGMKGFIKGRKLHKMGLKAQDTAELFFEDVRLPASALLGEENKGFYYIMKELPQERLLIADMAVSASEFMFEETRNYVKQRKAFGKTVAHLQTVQHKLAELKTHICVTRAFVDNCLQLHEAKRLDSATACMAKYWASELQNSVAYDCVQLHGGWGYMWEYPIAKAYVDARVQPIYGGTNEIMKELIAREIVFDK, encoded by the exons ATGGCCGCGCGCCTCCTCCGAGGGTCCCTACGCTTCCTGGGCGGCCACTGTGCGGCGCGTCCGCTGCCCGCCCTGCG atgttCTCATTCTGGAGGGGAAGAACGTCTAGAAACTCCTTCTGCTAAAAACTTAACAGATATAGGAATTCGAAGAATCTTTTCTTCAGAGCATGACATTTTCCGGAAAAGTATAAGGAAGTTTTTCCAAGAAGAAGTGATTCCTCATCACTCAGA ATGGGAGAAAGCTGGAGAAGTAAGTAGGGAGGTttgggaaaaagctggaaaacAAGGACTGCTTGGTGTCAATATTGCAGAGCATCTTGGTGGAATTGGAGGGGATTTGTACTACGCAGCTGTTGTCTGGGAGGAGCA AGCTTACTCAAATTGTTCAGGCCCAGGTTTTAGTGTTCATTCAGGTATTGTCATGTCCTATATTACAAACTATGGCTCAGAAGAACAGATTAAGCACTTTATTCCCCAGATGACTGCAGGCAAATGTATTGGTGCTATAGCAATGACAGAGCTTGGAGCTGGAAG TGACTTacaaggaataaaaacaaatgctaaaAAGGATGGAAGTGACTGGATTCTCAATGGAAGCAAG GTGTTCATCAGTAATGGGTGGTTAAGTGATGTTGTGATTGTAGTTGCGGTCACAAATCATGAAGCTCCCTCCCCTGCCCGTGGTATTAGCCTTTTTCTGGTGGAAAATGGAATGAAAGGATTTATCAAGGGACGAAAGCTACATAAAATGGGATTAAAAGCACAG GATACTGCAGAACTATTCTTTGAAGATGTACGGTTGCCAGCTAGTGCCCTACTTGGAGAAGAGAATAAAGGCTTCTATTACATCATGAAAGAGCTTCCACAG GAAAGGCTGTTAATTGCTGATATGGCAGTTTCAGCTAGTGAGTTCATGTTTGAAGAAACCAGGAACTATGTTAAACAAAGAAAAGCTTTTGGCAAAACAGTTGCCCACCTACAG ACAGTGCAACATAAATTagcagaattaaaaacacatatatgtGTAACCAGAGCATTTGTGGACAACTGTCTCCAGCTGCATGAAGCGAAACGTTTGGACTCTGCCACTGCTTGCATGGCGAAATACTG GGCATCTGAGTTACAAAATAGTGTAGCTTATGACTGTGTACAGCTCCATGGAGGTTGGGGATACATGTGGGAGTACCCAATTGCCAA AGCTTATGTAGATGCCAGAGTTCAGCCAATCTATGGTGgtacaaatgaaataatgaaggaGCTGATTGCAAGAGAGATCGTCTTTGACAAGTAG